The Gemmatimonas phototrophica region TTATGCGCGGCATCGGACGACCGTCAGTCGCACGCCGGCAATCAAAGCATTAGCGGCTGGCGGGCGACTCACCCTTGAGTTGTCGCTGATACTCGTCGTTGTCAAAGTGACCATCGGACTTGAGGATCAGCCCATTCGCACTGAACGTCCACCGCTCGTATCCGGTGAGGTTCACCGCTTTCCCGGTACCACCCGGTCCCGTATTGGTCCCAGTCCACGTCCAGTGGAACACGCTCGCTCCCGACTCCTCGCGGAGTGAGTCCATCCGGACGACCATATCGGGGAAGGCGGCCATGTAGGAGCGAGCCGTTTCGACGATGGCGGCCCGCCCAGCGGACGCCGATCCGTTCACGATGAGCGACCCCGCCTCCTCATAGAACGTACCGAAAGCAACCGGATCCTTTCCGCTCCAAGCGGCCGCGTAGCGAGTGGCAAAGCTCGTGCGATCTTCAGGCACCACCGGCTGCTCCTCCTTGCTGCAGGCAATGAGCGTCGCGACCAAGACGGCGGCTACACAACCAGGGAACCACGTGCTACGTGTGGCGCGCGCTCTGCTCATGGATCTGCTCTTTCCGCTGAATGTGTGACTGTACATGCCGGAATCCTGCATAACGCCAAGTTGTGCTGCGGCCGCGTTCGGAAAATGCCGGTGGACGGCCGCGTGGTACCGAAAGGTACGACAAGGCGCGGCGGCCCACCTGCTCCCCCTCGACGGTCGTCGGTCACCAACTGCGGTTAGGCCAATCTGGCGCAACTGGCGTGCCCCCCGTCCTGCGACCATTTTGAAGATCGGCGTCTATACCTATGTGCCCGATGAACCGTGTCCACGTTGGCCGGCGTTCGAGGCACATTCTCCGTCCTCAAAGGAAGCGCCGCCATGCTATTCGCCGATTTTGCTGCCGAGCTCGCCAAGTTCCCCGAACACGAACTCGTGTTCACGTTCGGCGACACGACCATCGGTCGTGGCTATCACCTGACCGAGGTACTGCGTCTGACCGTGGACGCCGTCGACTGCGGTGGCGCGCAGGACCACTGGAAGGAGACCGTACTGCAGCTGGTGGACTCACCGGCGGTCGAAGGCCGAGCGCCCATGAGCGCCAAGAAGGTTGGTGGCATCCTGCGGCGCTCCCAGGCGATGGTGCCGCTGGTGCCGGATAGTGAGCTGGTACTGGAGTTCCGTCCGGTGGGTGCGCTCGCTGCGCAGCGGTATCACGTCTCGGAGATCGTGAGCGGAGCGGCGGGGTCGCTGCGCGTGGTAACGCACGGGGCTCGCACGCAGTGCAAGGCGGCGGAGCGCAGCGGGACGGTATGTGGCGCGGACAAATCGGCAGGCGGTTCAAGCCGCTGCTGCGCACCGCGCGGAGCGTCCGGACGCCCGCGCGCCGCGGTGCGCTGCTGCGCGTGACGAGCCGCGGCGCGCAGATCGCGAAGACACCGACGACCGCCGAACACGCGACCGCCGAGCAGGCGTTGGCGACTGCCTACCTGGACCTGCACGATGGCCTGTTGGCGTCTATCCGCCGACAGATCAGTGACCCACAGCTTGCCGAGGACCTGCTGCACGACGTGTTCGGCAAGGCGGTGCGCGCGATGCGCGAAGGGCGCGCACCTGGAAACTTGGCGGGATGGCTGCACCAGGTGGTCCGCACCACGATCGTCGATCATTTCCGCGCTCGGCGACCGGACGTCCCGCTAATGGAACACGAACTGGCCGCGCAGGAGCCGCCGGACGTGGCGGCGTTTCAAGCCTTGGCCACCTGCCTCACGCCCCTCGCAGCCACGCTGCCGCCGCTCTATCGCGACGCGCTGGACGCGGCTGACTTCCAGGGACATCGGCTCGCCGCGATCGCCGACGCCGAGGGCGTCACGGTCTCCGCGATCAAGAGTCGGGTCAGTCGGGCGCGCGGCCTACTCCGGCAGCGCGTGCTGACGTGTTGCGCCGTGTTCCTCGATGCGACGGGATACGTGGAAGATTTTCAGGTCCGTGCGTCAGCCGACTGCGCGTGCGAGCCGACGGCGGGAGGTTCGTCGCCTCGTGCGACGCAGGCGCGCTTACCTGGCTGCCTGTGACCATGTAGGGCCTGTTGGCAGGCCGAGACGCTTCAGAGAGCCATGAGAGCAAGGGTAAAGGAGAGTAGGCATACTATCAGGTCTCCAGGTGTCGGTGGGCGGCATAACGCCTCAGCGTTCTGCTGCAGCGCTTCCAACAAAATGCGGCCGGACGGGCGACGTGCGCCAGCACGGCGACCGCCTGCCGCACACCGCTTCGCGCTGACAGCAGCAACGTTTCGTTAGGTGCCCGGCTCGGGCGCGAACTGCGTTCCGACAGGCCGGGTGCAGCCCGCGAGGGTGACTGCAGGACGGCTCTCAACCCATAAAGCGAACTCGTAGTACTGCGGTTCGGTCGTCGACAGATCCAGCACGACATAGGCGAGGCGATCTGGCCAATCGGGATTCTCAATGGGCACGAATCCGCTCCCGTACACGACCCATCCCTTAAGGTCCGCCGCCGCCGCCAATTGTGCCAAGGCATCCTCAGTCGACCCGCGTGGAAGGCGGATCAGTACGGCCGGTCCGCAGGGGAGTGTCGGATAGTCAAATGGCCCAAGCGGACGATATGCAGAGGTCCACGTTTCCTCATTGGCAAGATCCCAATGCTTGGGGATGTCGGGATAAACATCGCGCCAGGTAGCACCGACCGGCAGTGAGCTCACATGCGCTAAGAACTCCACGACGGCTTCTTCACTGCCGGACGCCATTACACCATATGGTGAACTCTCTTCGTCAAGCCCGATGCGACGAAGCTCACGACGAAACCTCTCGACCAAATTAGCAGTGGCCAATTTATCCCTCTGGAAGCGTTGCCGCCTAACGCCTCAGCGTTCTGCTGCAGCGCATCAAATAAAATGCGAGCGCAGCGAGCTTCCGAAACTCGCTCGTCAGCTTCAGCGCACGTTAGGGCGCACGGTCACATGCAGGGCCGGCCCGCGCGAACGGCGGCACGGCACGCCGCCGGTGTGGGAAGGCCGTGTCGCTCCAAGCGAACATACAGCGAGTCCGCGAACCCCGCACGCACGAGGGCGGTCACGTCGGCACGAGCGAACTCCATCCGCGCGAGCCGCAACGCCACCGGTCCCGCCGGAAGCGCGACACGCGCACAGCCGTCCGCTTTCGTACGCGCGGTATCCCCGCCCTTCACGCCTTGCACCAACACATTCGCGACGGCGGTGTCACGAGGGAATGCGGTAGCGCACACGATCAGCAGCCCACGGGCGCCGAGGGCCGGCGTCAGCGTATCGGCGCGTACATATCGTACGGCACTTGCCACCACCGGCACTGGCGACGCGCTCGCGCAGGCGAGGAGGCTGAGCAGGACGGCGATCTTGCCTATCCCCGCTGCCGCAGCACGTGGATCGATCATTTGAGACACGATCTCATAATCGCTGAGAAAATTGAAGTGCGCC contains the following coding sequences:
- a CDS encoding DUF6428 family protein, producing the protein MLFADFAAELAKFPEHELVFTFGDTTIGRGYHLTEVLRLTVDAVDCGGAQDHWKETVLQLVDSPAVEGRAPMSAKKVGGILRRSQAMVPLVPDSELVLEFRPVGALAAQRYHVSEIVSGAAGSLRVVTHGARTQCKAAERSGTVCGADKSAGGSSRCCAPRGASGRPRAAVRCCA
- a CDS encoding sigma-70 family RNA polymerase sigma factor, which gives rise to MTSRGAQIAKTPTTAEHATAEQALATAYLDLHDGLLASIRRQISDPQLAEDLLHDVFGKAVRAMREGRAPGNLAGWLHQVVRTTIVDHFRARRPDVPLMEHELAAQEPPDVAAFQALATCLTPLAATLPPLYRDALDAADFQGHRLAAIADAEGVTVSAIKSRVSRARGLLRQRVLTCCAVFLDATGYVEDFQVRASADCACEPTAGGSSPRATQARLPGCL
- a CDS encoding nuclear transport factor 2 family protein, translating into MSRARATRSTWFPGCVAAVLVATLIACSKEEQPVVPEDRTSFATRYAAAWSGKDPVAFGTFYEEAGSLIVNGSASAGRAAIVETARSYMAAFPDMVVRMDSLREESGASVFHWTWTGTNTGPGGTGKAVNLTGYERWTFSANGLILKSDGHFDNDEYQRQLKGESPASR